GATCCTGGCCGCGCTGCTGCGGATCGCCGGCGAGCGTGGCCTGCACGCCGTGAGCATGCGTACGGTGGCCGCGCAGGCGGGCGTCTCGGTGAGCACCGTGCAGTACTACTTCCGGACCAAGGAGGAGTTGCTCTTCGCCGGGCTGCGGCACCAGGCCGACATCGTGGGTCGGCGCGCCGTAGCCGGGATGCCGGTCGACCCGGCGGAGCACCCACGGGACAGCCTGCGTGCCTGGCTGGTTCAGTTCGTTCCCGTCGATGCCGAGCAGCGTGCCGCCTATATCGTCTTCGCCGCCTACCACGCCCTGGCACTGACCGACCCGGCGCTGGCCGAACTCTCCTACAGCCGCGACTCGGTCGAGCTGGAACGCGCACTATGCGAACTGGTGGCCGCCGCCCAGCGCTCAGGTGCGGTGCCAGCCGAGCGGGACGCGGACGCCGAGGCCGGCAACCTGCTCGCCCTGGCGACCGGCCTCGCCGACAGCGTCATGGCGGGCATGCGGAGTCCCGAGACCGCCATCGCGCTGTTGGACTACCAACTCGACCACGTCTTCCGCACGCCGTCGGCGGGCTCGGTCGGCTAGCCGTCGCCGTCGGTGCGGTCGACGGTGAGGCTGGAGACGCCGGAGGTGGCGTCGATGTCGTAGCGGTCCGTGGCCGACTCCCACTCCGGTGGCGTCAGCACAGTGCCGCCGGCCACGCCGGACTGGGTGGATCCGTCGACGGTGACCGAGCCGGCGCCGCCACCCGCGCGTACCCGCACCGGGGCGTCACCGGCCAGGCGGACGACGACCTGGTTCGCGCCGCCACTGAGGACGGTCCGCTGAGTGCCCTCGGCCGGCGGCAGGGTCAGCTCGATCCGGCTGGCCCCGGCGGTGAACTCGACGTCGCCGAGCTGGGCGCCCCGCAGGTCGAGGTGCTGCTCCTTGGCGCCGCCGCCGAGCCGCAGGTGCCAGCGTACGGAGTGGTGCAGCACCACCTCGACGATGGCCGGCCCGTCCTGTCCGGTGCCGCGCAGGCTGGTGAGTATGTTGCCGTCGGCGAGCGAGACCGCGGGCCGTACGCCCGAGTCGCGGGACGTCGACACCCGGTACGCGTCCCCGCCGAGGTCGTCGGTGCGCAGCCGGACCACGTCGGCGCCGTCGAGCAGGACGAAGGTGGCCTCCCGCAGGTCGTCGGCGCTGCCGGTGACGACGTGCCCGGCCCGGCCGTCGCCGCGCACCGTGACCCAGGTCCAGGCGGAGACCAGCACCACCACCAGAA
Above is a window of Verrucosispora sp. NA02020 DNA encoding:
- a CDS encoding TetR/AcrR family transcriptional regulator, which produces MPRLSDRDARRGEILAALLRIAGERGLHAVSMRTVAAQAGVSVSTVQYYFRTKEELLFAGLRHQADIVGRRAVAGMPVDPAEHPRDSLRAWLVQFVPVDAEQRAAYIVFAAYHALALTDPALAELSYSRDSVELERALCELVAAAQRSGAVPAERDADAEAGNLLALATGLADSVMAGMRSPETAIALLDYQLDHVFRTPSAGSVG